CTTGAGTGTGGTAGATAGATCAAGGTATGCATTCATAGTGAAACTAAAATAGGACAAGAACAAACATCAAAACAGAAAATTCACCTCAAGCTGATTCAGCATGTCAACAGCAGCATCAAGATCACAACTGTTTGCTAAATAGACCTCAGAAAGTGATTCATCTGACATTCCAGGAAAAGTCATCTGAAGATAAGCCAAATCCATGAAAGATTCCTCACCCAGAACTTCTTTACCCATAGATCCTACTGGACTATGTGATGGTGAGCCATAAGTTGAAAAGTCTTTCAGTTTATACTGATCAGAAATTTGGGGAGTCTGCTGTTGATTTCGTACAGCTGTCACACCAGGTGCCAACCAAACAGCCTCACTTCCACTCTTGAACTCTTTTGGAGATCTAGCTTCTTTGTTTCCATCAGGTGCCCCTCTTTTCGAGATAGGCACATATGATTCTGCATAGGGGTTCAAAGTTGATGTTCCTGTCTTCATTGGTGCTGTGCATATAGAGTTCACTGTTGCGAAAAAGTACGAACAGTCAACCGTAGTAAGAGTTACAGATGTCCCAAACATATTGTGCAAACTAAatattaactttttatttaCATCAAAATTAACTCGGACATTCAGAACTTTCTACTCGTTTTCCTCTATTAGCAGGGCAAAACTCTCCTCAACCTTCCTCTGAACCTTGACAAGATATCCAGATAAAAACTAAACAAGATCCAAGAGATATGCaactaaaagaaaaacataGTCTCTGCCTCTCTCACCTCTTCACTGTTTTAACAGCATAACAGAAATATGTCTGTTGGTCACTGAAAAATGTTGCAAACCCATAGAGTTATGGTCACCTTCACTTGGAATCTCTGCAATACTCTACTTCACAAAGGATCTCTTTAACAGAATACTTCAGaaatttgttgttgttttatcTCTAAGAATTTGGATATACTTTCTGTAAAAATAATACACGGGCGTTTAATAATCAGACGGACTAGTGGCCATCAACATTATTCCTTTTTCCTAGCTCAAGCCAAAGTTATAAACGCAAATCTTCAAACATGTCCTACATCTCCACCTAGTATCCACTATCCACCTTTCAGATCCAAATATTGAGAGAGAAAAACTCAAGCAGATAAGAATACCAAAATTTTAAGACAGCAGGATCCAATGTGCAATAGTTAACAAGTTATTACTTATCAAAAAGATCTGCAAAAAGTTGATTAAGACAAGAAAAAGCCTAGACATAACTGGGtgaaagtcaaattaaataggaggtaaataacaaaatcatttcaTACTATTATCCGCGCacgggaggggggggggggttaacTTGTTTGATTAAGAGGCATCTGTCCTCCAAGGTGGTGGTGAGGTGGGGTGGGGGTAACTTGTTTGATTGTTTCCAAGAAGATAAGTGTTATTACTAAATTCTTTGTAATGGAGATTACAGTTGTAGAGCCATATTAACAATTGATACTTCAGGAAGATATAGGAACTATATAGGAAGATACATAGACTCGTTCAACTTCTCAATCATTATTTAAGGTTGAAAAAATCATGTCTCAGCTTGTATAGTTTACAGGTGACAAATCTAAAATGGGAGCAGAGTTAAGAAACAGAGAAGAAGAAAACGGCAATCTTATGTCTTAATAGACATAGTCCAGGTTAGGAAGTAGATGCCTTAAAGAGATTTTACCAGCACAGCTACTAAAACTGATGATGCTCATCACGTAACCAGGCTCAATTTGTTCAACCATTTATTGGCAgaactcaaaaaagaaaaaaggaaaatacaacttatttatttgtttatttgggGAAATTCGTAGCCTATTAAGTTCTTCAAATGCTTTTGTAGAGTTCGCTAAACAAACTTAACGGTACTTTCTCTAGACAAAAGCACTTTACGAGTTTTTAATTCTttgataacaacaacaacatatccagtgtaatccacaagtggggtttggggaggataGTGTGTACCcagccttacccctaccttgtgaaggtagaaAAATTGTTACCTTATTTTTTGATACAGTAAGCAGTTACAAGTATTTCTTCGGGTTTTActcaccaaaaaaagaaaatcaggCTAATTCAGATGAGAAGCAATGAATGTGCAATCCATCTAAATCTGAAAAAGCAGCAACTCCATAATTCCACATTGGAAAACTTGAGCAATAAATGACTGATGCATCTAACTCAGACAACGAACTTATACATTCTCATTTCTCACTGAAAAGCTTAGCCGATAAATAATGCATCTAATTCAGAGAAAAACACTTACTCTGAAAAGAAAATGGATCAAACAATAAAAATACAACACAGAACTAGTCCCTGCATGCAGAAACTCTTTAAGAGATAGCTATTGGCCAAGAGAGATAATATTGTTTTTCATGTGATAGACCAATAAACTATTAGACAGACTGTAGCGAATTACATACATTTCTTATAGACTGAGAAAACAACAAAAAGATAcacagtgtaatcccacaagtggagtatggggagggtagagtgtacatagaccttacccctactttgggaggtagagaggttattTCCAATAcaccctcggctcaagaaaaAACATATCAAAGCAAATACTATAGAAAACATGACAAAGCAAAGCAtgatggaaaagaaaaaaggaacaaCTATAATAAAAGAGTGTGATAATCGAAGTACAAGATagaaaataaccaaaataaaaggacaagaaacaaaaaagaaatactACAACTACTAGTATGGAAGGATAAGGGGGAAGGATAAGGGGGACAACGCTAAACTACcaactaaccttctaccctaatttgtGTCCTCCACAACCTCTTATCtgaggtcatgtcctcggtaaggtTTAACTAcatcatgtcttgtctaatcacctctctctaaTACTTCTTCAGCCTACATCTACCTCTCCTAATACCATCCACatccaacctctcacacctctgcaCTGGAGCGTGCATCCAtgcatctcctcttcacatgtccgaACCATCTCAATCTCACTTTCTGTACCTGGTCC
The genomic region above belongs to Solanum dulcamara chromosome 5, daSolDulc1.2, whole genome shotgun sequence and contains:
- the LOC129889388 gene encoding polyadenylate-binding protein-interacting protein 6-like, encoding MKTGTSTLNPYAESYVPISKRGAPDGNKEARSPKEFKSGSEAVWLAPGVTAVRNQQQTPQISDQYKLKDFSTYGSPSHSPVGSMGKEVLGEESFMDLAYLQMTFPGMSDESLSEVYLANSCDLDAAVDMLNQLELYSGDYSEKLPDSLDIGDVSDSGFSGDSSSQKLKTVIGETATVASSSGLSDSGPGS